Proteins co-encoded in one Phycodurus eques isolate BA_2022a chromosome 21, UOR_Pequ_1.1, whole genome shotgun sequence genomic window:
- the si:dkey-192l18.9 gene encoding F-box/LRR-repeat protein 7: protein MGANNGKLYGSEGKGSSSISSDISSSTDHTPTEAPKNATSSEGLDSGTRTLSTPSPGLKSSSLSSPALSSNGRDTNSTSSSSSAAASETVAVVHPQPGTRTRSRVPRGHAPADLLPDGVLLQIFSHLPTNQLCRCARVCRRWYNLAWDPRLWRAVRLDGELLHADRAVRVLTRRLCQDTPNVCLTLETVVASGCKRLTDRGLHVLARCCPELRRLEVAGCYNISNEAVFEVVSRCPNLEHLDLSGCSKVTCISLTEEASLQLSPLHGQQISIRYLDMTDCSCLEDDGLRIIATHCPRLTHLYLRRCARLSDDVLRHLALHCPSIRELSLSDCRLVGDFGLREVARLEGCLRYLSVAHCTRITDVGVRYVARYCPKLRYLNARGCEGLTDHGLGHLARSCPKLKSLDLGKCPLVSDGGLEQLALYCAGLRRVSLRACESVTGRGLRALAANCCQLQLLNVQECEVSPEALRFVRRHCRKCVIEHTNPAFY, encoded by the exons ATGGGTGCCAACAACGGAAAACTGTACGGAAGCGAGG GCAAAGGGAGCTCCAGCATCTCGTCTGACATAAGTTCCAGCACCGATCACACGCCCACCGAAGCTCCCAAGAATGCGACTTCCAGCGAAG GTTTGGACTCTGGCACGAGGACGCTGAGCACGCCTAGTCCGGGCCTCAAATCGTCGTCTCTGTCCTCCCCGGCGCTGTCCAGCAATGGCCGTGACACCAACTCCacgtcgtcgtcctcgtcggCCGCCGCCTCCGAGACGGTGGCCGTGGTCCACCCCCAGCCGGGCACCCGCACCCGCTCCCGCGTCCCCAGGGGCCACGCCCCGGCGGACCTCCTGCCCGACGGCGTCCTGCTGCAGATCTTCTCGCACCTTCCCACCAACCAGCTGTGCCGCTGCGCCCGCGTTTGCCGCCGCTGGTACAACTTGGCATGGGACCCGCGGCTGTGGCGCGCCGTGCGGCTCGACGGCGAACTGTTGCACGCCGACCGCGCCGTGCGGGTGCTGACCCGACGCCTGTGCCAGGACACGCCCAACGTGTGCCTCACCCTGGAGACGGTGGTGGCGAGCGGCTGCAAGCGGCTCACCGACCGCGGGCTGCACGTGCTGGCCCGCTGCTGCCCCGAGCTGCGCCGCCTGGAGGTGGCCGGCTGCTACAACATCTCCAACGAGGCCGTGTTCGAGGTGGTGTCGCGATGCCCCAACTTGGAGCACCTCGACCTCTCAG GCTGCTCCAAGGTAACGTGCATCAGCCTGACTGAGGAGGCGTCACTGCAGCTGTCGCCGCTGCACGGCCAGCAGATCTCCATCCGCTACCTGGACATGACCGACTGCTCGTGCCTGGAGGACGACGGCCTGCGCATCATCGCCACGCACTGCCCCCGCCTCACGCACCTCTACCTGCGGCGCTGCGCGCGGCTCAGCGACGACGTGCTGCGCCACCTGGCCCTGCACTGCCCGTCCATCCGCGAGCTCAGCCTGAGCGACTGCCGCCTGGTGGGCGACTTCGGCCTGCGCGAGGTGGCCCGCCTGGAGGGCTGCCTGCGCTACCTGAGCGTGGCGCACTGCACGCGCATCACCGACGTGGGCGTGCGCTACGTGGCGCGCTACTGCCCCAAGCTGCGCTACCTGAACGCCCGCGGCTGCGAGGGGCTGACGGACCACGGCTTGGGGCACCTGGCGCGCAGCTGCCCCAAGCTCAAGTCGCTGGACCTGGGCAAGTGCCCGCTGGTGTCGGACGGCGGGCTGGAGCAGCTGGCGCTGTACTGCGCCGGCCTGCGCCGCGTCAGCCTGCGGGCGTGCGAGAGCGTGACGGGGCGCGGCCTGCGGGCGCTGGCCGCCAACTGCTGCCAGCTGCAGCTGCTCAACGTGCAGGAGTGCGAGGTGTCGCCGGAGGCGCT